In Panicum virgatum strain AP13 chromosome 5K, P.virgatum_v5, whole genome shotgun sequence, the genomic window CGGGCGGCAGCTTCCTCCCCTTTTCCCTCTCCGTCGTGCGCGGCCGTGGCGTcgcgccgagcggcggcggcgagctgctgtgCGCAGGGCCATGGCAGCGAGCTGCTGTgtgcggtggccatggcggcgacggccggaTCCGTGCAGGGCCATGGCGGTGTTGGCCGGCTCCTGCGTCGCCGGCGCGAGGCACACAGCGGCCAGCGGCCACGTTGGATCGGACGTGGCGGTCCACGTAGGCGGTCAACGCCGGTCAGAGGCattttggacctcaagtgacacacttgaatagatcgtggacctaaaaatgcattttcgaagttcatggacctaaacagaacaggtcaactagtttaatgacccccagtgcattttactctttaaaATAAGGTTTGCGTTTGTTTGTGCGTTGCGTTCGTAGGGGTGAGTGTGTGTGCGTTGTTCTGAGTTATACTATGTAATTAAAAAAGATATAGTACCATTATTTCTTAAAAATGAGCCAAAAAGCCAAAACATTATTTCACTTTATGCTAATCATCTTGTCCTTAATGCATATTATAAAAACATACATAGTACCATTATTTCCGAATTGAGCTAACGAGCTGAATATTTTTAGATTCCAGGGGTAACAACTAAATCCAAGATATTTCTAGGTGCACCTTACTTTACATAACGGGCTTAAAACCTAGACATGGTGTTGACGCGAAGCACATCACATGTAATGCGCAGGGGAGCACCTTCCAGCGCCGTTGCACAAAAATAGGAACTTCCGTTGTTATTAGGAAGCTTAACGCGAAACCAATGATCACTCCCTCGAGAGGAGCCCCATCGGGCAAGCGCACTTTGATGTGTTCTAGGATCAGCAGTCCACCTAGAACACTCTTAATCCCATAGAGCCAAAGGAAGAACAACATATGTATTGGAAATGCTGGGGCAAagaaaaagttaaaaaaaatattgtgtTGTTGATAGATTTAATTCCCTccatttatatttatagggtgggaaggTCTGGATCTGTGGAGAGTTAGTATATCATGAAATATGCTTAAACCAACTCAAATACAATTTCCCAAATCAAAACCTGAACTTCCACTTAACTGTTGGATCCGGAACTAAGCGTTGATCAGATCCGGGTCCAAACATAGCCACGACAAATGCTAAAAATCGATATGGCGTTATGCAGCAGCTGGAGTGTAGTACGCTCCCAAAGAGAGCCCAAAATTAGCTACTCATTCTACTTGCTTTTCTTGTTGGGAACCAAACACATGGTCGACATTAATGCACCTAACACATACAAACTCATTAGAGGCAAACATATTTCTCTTTAGCCCTCCGTCTGAACATGCTAGCATACATACGAGCgcatccatggccatggccacaGCCATCCCCAGCCAGCGGCTCACGCCCGGGATCATCACATGACGGTGCATGCGTTGACGTTCTCGTCGCTGAACATGTTCATGTACCTGACCTCGGGCGCGCTGGGGTCGGCCATGGCCTGCGGCGCGCTGCGGACGAAGCCCGCCGGGGCCTTCTTGTCGTAGGCGCCGCCGACGTAGGGGTAGGTGGTCATCGTGTATGGCACGTAGGGCCACATCTCCGCCGCCTTGCCCGTGCTCTTCACCCGCTCCAGCACCTTGGCCGGCTCCACATACCCCGTCACGGTGCACTTGCTCTGCTTCGGGTTCACCACCACGCTGGTCACGCCCCGCATCGACTTGACGGCGCTCTTCACCCGCCGCTCGCACCCCTCGCAGTCCATCTTCACCTTGATGTTTACCGTCTGCAGACGCCATCGCCAGCGGAGGTTTTAACACACAGCTTATGTATTGGGATCAAGAAAACTCCAAACCTTCTGTTTGTGTGCAAGATAGATGGATCCAGAAACACACAAACGCAACACACAAATCTTCACTCACCTGCAGCGGGCGCTTCTTTCGGAGCTTGAGGGCCTCCTTCGTCTCCGTGATGCTGCAGACATCGGACAAGTGGTCCAGGATGCCCATGGTGTTTCTGGTGTGCCTCACCAACTGTACGTCGAGGCTATGAACAGAGTAGCAAGGCTTCGTCGTCGTTTCTGGTGTATACCTGTGCTCGGCCAGGGGTGGAATAGAAGATCAGGATTGAAGCAGAAGGCAAGGAGAGGATTATATAGTGCCTGCACCCTCCCTGCCAGAGAAAGGTCTGTGCAGAAAGTGCATCTGGCATACCGCTGGCTGATTTTGCATACATACGTGGTCCAGTATTACTCGAAAGCAATAAAGTTTGTATGGTCAGGATGGGCGCCGGCCTTTTTGTCTATTATCATCCCGTGTCGATGCGTCAGGCGTACACTAAGACCGCTGAGATCTCGGGATTAAATGAGCGAGGTGGACAAAGAACAATCCTCCTGCCCTGCTTGATAGGCTATTTGATTTGATGGCCACTGGTCGGTCCATACGCTGCTTGAATCGTGTGCATAAAGCCAGACACGTTTGCCGATTGTTCTTATGGAAAATCAGATATTTGTTAGGGTCAACAGTGAATGAACAGGATTGATAGATGTAACAACCTTGTAACTCCAAAAAAGATGTGTTCATTATGCGTGTTCTTTCATTACGTGTGTGTAACGATTTTACCTAAATTTTTAAATCACCTAACATTTTCACctaaatttttatggtggtctCTCTTGAGTCATTGATAGGGAGGTCTTAGTCCATACATTATGTGAATCGGACCAAACTCTCCGTAAACAATTCGATCACATAGATCTCTATAAATTAACACAGACAAATATACGTATCCAATATTTTACTAACTTTGCCATAACAACACGCGGGCACATTTACCTAATCACTATAATTTTGTATCTTGCCGCACACAATCATACGCCGGGATCTTTAAGTTTGAGACATGTCACGTTAAAAGGAAACTATTTTTTACTCAAGATTATTGTTGGTGCAAGCAAAAGATTTTTAGTAAAATACTAAAATACTATTATGTCACACAAACGGTTTCCCTCTCTATTTTGTAGAAAGTAATTGTCTAGGGTGGTGGGAGAGGACTCCGATCCATCGTACTACAATCGTCAACAGAATCCACGCAACTTTTAAAAAATATTGGTTGGGAATAGTTCTGAACCTAAACGGCAAGCAAGGCCATTATTGATATCCTACTCCTGAACTTTAGATGTGATGGGCCGGCGGATGTTTTTGAGGACCATATGATAGGAGACTGCAACCATGCGCTGCCCTATTTTTAAAATGTGTGGTGAGTGAGAAGATAGAGAAGCAAACGCTCCAACAAGCGCAAGGTGTCCCGACTCCCAACTGCAACGTTTCAATGTGGTGATAAAGTAAATACTATACTTTACCTCTTGAAGTTGCTTTCCACCAGATCTTCCTTCAATCATCTTGAGACTTGTAGCTTATCCTGATTCCAATCCTAATCCACTTGTGACCAAAAGTTAAGTTCTAGCTCTATCATCCATATAAGCGATCAATCAGCTTATTATGCCTACTAATGTGATGGTAGACTTTTTTTAAGATTATACAGTATAACTCACACACTCGTCTCTACGAACCCACACACGTAAactctatgtctataagcatgTTCGAAAACTGAGCTGGCAAAATCTTCGAAATTGACGAAGTTAATATAAATGTCTCGTATCGGCAGGAACATCGTCTACCACTGAAAGTGCAATGCATTTAAATACTAGAATATTCGCTTCACCCAAAATTTGAGGTACTACCAACATTCGTGTAAAACTAATAGCGTACATGCCATTCGCGTGATGGCCGTTTTAGTCCAAACGAAAGTTGTTGACTGCTGGTTGTGGCAGAAATGCGAGGGATCTGCGGTGTGTCCTGCGTTCCTCCCAGGCAGCAGCAATAATACCTCCCGGTTAGAATTGATTTACCTCTAGCCTGTTGtatttaggccttgtttagatgcataaaattttgggtgtaaaccactgtagcatttttatttgtatttgataattattgtcccgctatgggttaactaggcttaaaagatttgtcttGCAAATtatagttaaactgtgtaattaattattttatttaactacatttaatattttatgcatgcgtaaaaagattcgatgtgacgggaaatcttgtaaagttttggaattttaaagtaaactaaacaaggccttagatgtaaaattaaaaatttcaaaactatcacatcgaacgTGCGATACGTGCATGAAACactaaatctagacgaaataaaaaactaattgtatagtttgtttgtaaattacgagacgaatctaatgagcctaattaagtcataattagacattaatttgctacagtaattactACGGTAAATATGTGCTACTGACAAATTAGTTAGCCTTAAAAATTCGCCTCATAATTTGCAAATAAGTTCTATAATttgttttgtgattagtctatgtttaatactttataTGAAAAGATTATCTTTTCAAAACTTTACACGGTGCATCTAAATAAGGCAAAACAACCACCAAGTAAAAAGTTCAAAACGAGACATAATTGTCTTCTCGTGTTCAGGGTTGGTATTGTGTGGTGAAGCTACTTGTCTGCTATGTTTCCTACAAGATAGCACTTCGAGATCGTCCCATTCCTAAACCAGGGCACAGTTAGGTTTTCGGGACAAAATGAGGTTATGAGTGTGCACGATTGATGAGAACTTAGCACAGACAGATTAGCAACCACGGGATATCCGTTCAACTTCCAGTGAACAATCTCACGCTGAAATACTTCTCATCTTATATTAGCTTTCTATGATGAATAAAACGCCCATCTGCCGATTAGCTCGCTACTACTAAGTTTTCATCCTACATGTATGTAGCTAATAAAAAGTATGTGTATCAAATTCTTCTGATTTATGACCCTATATACTTTTAGTTACAAAATTGCATCTGCCCTTCACAGAAGGTTACTACTTTTAGCTTGTGCATGACAGTCGTTTACACCCTACATGTTGTTGTGATGTGGATTGATCTCAGCGATTGCTCATTTGTTTGCTCTAACTTAATTAATTTATTGCATGGCCTTTATATATAGTTGCACATCACTCTCTCTGAAGCGAATTGCATCATTATTAGCTCCCTTTATATTATTAGAGGAAGGGGCCGGGTTGTTTGGCCTGATAACCTCTGTCAATCCTGCGTTATTTGGACAATTGGTATCACTCCAAGCTAGGTTCAGGCAACCTTAGCTTAATACCCCAGCCACCAACAACACTCTGAAACGTCATCTTTAACCGAGGTAGTAGTACTCCTACTAGTTATTTGTAGTCACGCTTGCAATAATTGCAATTCCTTTGTCGTTTCTCCCACGGTACTGGCAAGCAGCACGATTGACATTGCTGAAATAAAATGCCACTCGGCAAAGCAAGGAATCCTCGCGCGGGGTCCAgatttttattttaattaaggGTATAACCCCGGTCTTGAACATAAGTCCAGAGTTGATTGTTCGGAAACACCATCTGATTTCGTACTAAGTCGAATTCCATCGAATAATCAACGGTTTGCTAATGCAAAGGTGCCAGGCCATCTGTCAACCTAGCAACCTAAGCTCCCCTGGTTCCCTACGCACGCAAGCGGAGTAGCACGCACGTTTGACTGTGCTCTCGCTGCAGCTTCGCGTGAGTCTCGACCACTGCCGTGTGGCCCGGGTGATCACCTAGCCCGCGTCACAGCGGCTCAGTCCTCCTGCAATTAGTGCAGAGAATTTGTTTCCTGCAGCTTCCGGAGGGGCCGGGCCGGTGAACACGCAAATTGGGTCGTGGGGTCCCACGTGATTGCCCGAAATCCCCCTTCCATCCCGCGCGACGGGACACGTCGAGATTGCCGCCCGAGGCAAAATGTTCGACGTGTTACTGTATATATGGACCCCAGCCACCCAGCATGCCAGCCCAATAATTGACTGATAAAATCAATCCAATCCACGACGGGGATGGCGCA contains:
- the LOC120706957 gene encoding heavy metal-associated isoprenylated plant protein 20-like, translating into MGILDHLSDVCSITETKEALKLRKKRPLQTVNIKVKMDCEGCERRVKSAVKSMRGVTSVVVNPKQSKCTVTGYVEPAKVLERVKSTGKAAEMWPYVPYTMTTYPYVGGAYDKKAPAGFVRSAPQAMADPSAPEVRYMNMFSDENVNACTVM